Proteins from a single region of Flavobacterium sp. YJ01:
- a CDS encoding 3'-5' exonuclease yields the protein MGLFNFWKKEENNLFDENITIEETRFVVLDTETTGFDYDNDRMLCIGALVLQNGIINIQQSFEVYLKQDHYDKSTAQIHGILKDLLVKRPTELEALQQFLDFLGDSIIIAHHTIFDVTMINKALERNGLPQLTNKTLDTAYLYKKTLIQSHLFERKDHYTLDDLADKFDISKKDRHTALGDAYITAIAFLKIVKKLKEKKSVNLNQLFKPL from the coding sequence ATGGGTTTATTTAATTTTTGGAAAAAAGAAGAAAACAATCTCTTTGATGAAAATATTACGATCGAAGAAACTCGTTTTGTTGTTTTAGATACAGAAACGACTGGTTTTGATTACGATAACGATCGCATGTTATGCATTGGTGCGTTAGTTCTTCAAAACGGAATTATAAATATTCAGCAAAGTTTTGAAGTTTATCTTAAACAAGATCATTATGATAAATCTACCGCGCAAATTCATGGAATTTTAAAAGATTTGCTTGTCAAACGTCCAACGGAATTAGAAGCTTTACAGCAGTTTTTAGATTTTCTGGGCGATTCTATAATTATTGCTCATCACACTATTTTTGATGTTACAATGATAAATAAAGCGCTAGAAAGAAACGGACTTCCACAATTGACAAACAAAACTCTCGATACTGCCTATTTGTACAAAAAAACACTAATTCAATCTCATTTATTTGAACGAAAAGATCATTATACTTTAGACGATCTTGCTGATAAATTTGATATTTCAAAAAAAGACAGACATACCGCTTTGGGTGATGCGTACATTACTGCGATTGCCTTTCTTAAGATTGTTAAAAAACTGAAAGAAAAGAAATCGGTAAATCTAAATCAGCTTTTTAAGCCTCTTTAA